The sequence TGGAGAAATTAGAGGGGTTTGGATGCAAAATAGCCTTCACTGTGAAGAGAGGGTGAAAAGAGATCATAGGGGTCGAGTTCCCCCTATTTATAGTGTGCTGAAAGGGTCCAAAAAGCCTAAGGAACAAATGCTGCTAAACTGCACTATTGCAGAAAAATCGAGATTTGGGCGCCCTCAACCCAGTTCTGGGCTCCCAGAACTTCCAGCCTGCACAAATAATATCTCGGTTTCTCCGTCCGACGGTCTGCTACACCGCTATTTGGTTCcggcggatctcacctaccacaccccacgtgtcaacacaatcgatattcacgatgtaaaTTTTCGGATCCAACTTTCGGGCGTCCTAAACAGGATCCGAAATGGCTACAGCATTTAATACAAAACAGCACTCAAGATCTGGGCGCTCTAAACCCATTTCTGGCGCCCTAAACTAGTAAAACTCCAGTTTTGTCTATTTGAGTGCGTCAAGTCTATTTCTGTATctatttcgtgcagaaacgactccgactcagtccggcACTCTCctgatgtgtcgaccagtcactagtactgtagccaatcctatccaaacctctggAACACTACATATTCttcggttggcaaaaatttgaataagtataaattattttctattgtaGAAATAANATACTGTAACCAAATCTATCCAAACCTCAGGGACACTACATATTCttcggttggcaaaaatttgaataagtataaattattttctattgtagaaataaagaagaactaaaagtttgtttaattttgttatttattttacgtaaggaaagagtaatcaatttttttttcccaccaaGAAATGGATATGTCAACagactaaaatttgaaatatatccttttatatatagtatagatagattccggctgggatactatcgatagtatggagtatttggtgctatcaagttttcggccattagatttacctcttttatcatttttatgtgtttgattatattattcaactaaccacctactcaaccctaggaggcccatatcattctaaccgcacattttttaatctaacggcagaaaacttaatagcaccaagtcattggtgctattccaacaatatataaaagtacgtatttcaaatttcaatctgTTGACAGACCTTTTTTTTGGCGGGAAAAAAATTTGGCTCCTCTTttctatacaaaataaataacgtaatgaacaaattttaaatttctcttttatttctaaAGCAGAAATTCATACTTATTCAAATGTTTACCAATTGAagaatatttattgtgaatttatattttaattcaaaatttatttaattcctCTCTAtctctaaaacaaaaaaagaaattcatactcatccaaatttttaccaattgaattaaattaaagattaaaaattcaatcaaacatttcaaatctaatttataaatttaaatttaattttaatttaaaatctaaagtttattcaaattttatttaaaatttaaattaaatttctacattcaaattaaaattgaaattataattttaagtttgaatttgaattaatcaaaatttagttttatatttttaattatccattcaatttcaaattttaatttttttaaaacatatatttaaaattttgacgtcattttaaaatttcgacataaatttttaatatttaatattcagtttgaatttaaactaataatattataaagataaaattgacatattaatttgattatgtttatgATAtttatctaaaccaaatatCGACAATAGGAATagttcattccgatttcgattcaggtGGTGAACTAAACAGAATGAGGCAATGGATCATTCTGATTCCGATACCGATCATGACTTTGAACCAAACATACTtttcatatcttttctttttgagatgAATCTTTATATATTGTCgctattatatttattaatattttattgttatattaactttttatttgttgcaatcaataatcaaatttaaatttaatttcaaatatatatctctaatttaatatcaaattgttttaaatttttattacctaaaatttagagttgaaatttaattatataatttaaatttaaatttataaaatttttaaattaaaattaaaatttgagtttaaatcatgaaTTGAATTGTTTTTGggtattaaatttgaattaataattaaaatttttttgttgaactgaatcaaaaattaaattttaaattttaaattaaacatgaattaaaattttgatacttttagtttaaaatatatatttaaattttatatttctcaaaattaaaatatatataaaaatattcaatgtatatctatatctacaaTTCTATGcgatatataaatttaataaaataaaaaatagaaccaTATAATGATTATCGAcatcaattatttaaatttgagttagaatataacagatattttctaatagtatataataaatgaatttattttttaaatttaaattttgtattgtaacttttgaataaatataatgTGTAAATCTATATTAAAATACTTGTtacgtgtgtatatatattcgAACTATATTGAGCCGTACATCAGCAAATTGATCCCGGCTCGTGTTCTGCAATTAAGATttcaagctgaaaaattcaactcttATTCTGCTAGTTTATTTCAATAAGCGATTGATTTTGAGTTCATTTCGAGCAGAATAAGCTTTGCCACTTAAGATATGTGATAGTAGGAGATTGCTACAATTTAGAAATTTTCCAAAAATAGTAAGCTGAGGGACTTATTTTATCTGTCATTGAGAATtgtgtatattattattattattattattattattattattattattattattatttaactattATTAAATAAAGGTCAATTTgcgtaaaaaatttacaagttttgAGTTTCTGCAAAACTAGaccgtctttttcgattttatagATTTAGTCCGGATTTTCAGTAAATTGATCTAAATATCCTTATacatttctttctcctttttttttctcgcttttttttttttttctctctccgaggaaggaagcggaggcggaggccgaAACGGCGCGCCTTGCCTCTGCCCCTCACACACTCGCCCTTTTCTGTGCATCCCCCGCCCTTGCCTGTGCACCCCTGCTTCCCTCGCTTCCCATCTCGCCGAGACTGCGTcgcgaccctttttttttaaatttttctctccgaccctcttCTACTGCCTCTGCGGCCCTCTGCGATGATAGCGAGGACGACACCACGTTCTCTTCCTCCACCTTTATTGCAAATAGATTTTCTATCCGCCAAACAAATCTGCCGTCTCCACCGCAGCTGCTGGCGATAAAGAGAAAGTGCTTTTCGGGGCCGAGAAGCACGCCGACGAGGTAGGGGGAGAAAAATAATTACACTCCGACGAGTGCGGtctttgtaaaaaaattatagaaagaaaaaataggaataataaagataaaaataaaaaaaatatttttttcttataggaaagaccaaaaatcatagaagaagaaagaaaaaaataaaattgcactgttaaagttacacagttttaaaaaatttttgcattgttttaaatgaaagttacacttttGAGATAGAAATTACATTCTTTGGGAGACGAAGGTTgcattttttagataaaatttatattatttttcattcttttcttcctcCTACTCCGCCTGTCCCTTCGCTTTCTCGACCTCGTCCTCCTTCCTCTTCAACTCGTAGCTGCCACCACCGTCGTCGTCGTACATGCCCAGGGTGTACATATAAAACAGAAAACAGTTGATTTTGAGTTGATTTTGAGTTCATTTCGAACAGAATAAGCCCCGCCACATAAGGTCTATATTAGTAGGCAATTGCTACAGTTTACAAAATTTCCAAAAATAGTAAGCTGAGTTACTTATTTTATCTGTCATTAAAAATTgggtatattattattattattaatattattattttattatttattaaatacatTGAGTGGATGCAAAGAAAGTGGGGGAACACATTACAGCTACCGCACTAGTGCAGTGACGGTGATAGAGCGAAACTTTTCGCTACCGCTCTCTCTAGAAACCATTCAAATTCCCTTTTTCCATTCACACTATGAATCAcacccccaaaaccctagaaaaaaatttgaaaattctccattattctctccttttctcctaattcaatgcAACCGCCCACCGTTTTCATGCGAATTTGGGGGATCTCTTCCATTTTCCAGTGATCTAAATCGCCCTTTGGGGCTTGGGTTTGGTGATTTAGGGTTCGGGGGGAGGTGAAATCGGGGGGCGATGGGGTTGGATTTGGGAGATTTGGTTACGAAATTGGGGAAGGCGACCTCGGATTACCAATCGGTTGTGTCGATCAATCTCTTCGTGGCGCTGCTGTGCGCGTGCATCGTGATCGGGCACCTCCTCGAGGAGAATCGATGGATGAACGAGTCCATCACCGCGCTCCTCATCGTGAGCGATCTCATCATTGCATTATTGATCTTTgaggatttgatttgattttttctttttgtgtgtgtgtgttcttaTTAGAATTGTTTTGAGATGTGTTTtggtgatttatttatttatttatttttgttgttgtagGGGCTGTGTTCTGGAGTTGTGATACTCCTCACCACGCAGGGGAAGAGTTCACATGTTCTCGTGTTTAGTGAGGATCTCTTCTTCATATATTTGCTCCCGCCGATCATCTTCAATGCTGGGTATGATTTTtgtaggtttttctttttttttttttaaaaaaaacatattttactTCTAATTCTTGCTTCCTCTAGATAGATCCCTAtgtttttttctattaattctCCAATTCCTGCTACTAGGTAGATTTTTTTTGTGTACTCTATATTTTACTAGGTGTTTTAGTGTGCTTATTTTACTTTggtatattaaatatatatttttgaggtTGTACTTATCTAGCTGTTGAAATCTCAAAGGGTGAGTTTAGTTTGGAGATAAAGCTTGGGGggataacttaattaattaattaatttacttttaTCCCAGGGTTAAAATTTGTGCTTGGTTTTACATTATAGGAGCAATTGTAAATGATTACAGGGACAATTTTGTTGGTATGTATCTTTAAGACACTCACTTGCCGACTACTTTGTTTTAAGAAGGAATCTCATATTCAATGTCTAAAATTTCCTTCTAAATAATTCTTGTATTAATCTTCATATAAATGTACTTTATTGAACCTTGCCTGTGGGAATTTTGACTTGCCTTTTCAGCGCAGCTAAAAGTTTGATTGATTATGAATCCTAAAATCGAGATACGTTATTTCAAGAGAGCCATTTCCTTTATATGCTATAGCAGTCTCATACAGCTTTTAGTATACTGATCTAAGAATGATTAGAACTCTCGATTTTTGTTTGGAGAAGTCGGGTTTGGAGAGACCTTAATATGCTGTCAATTTTGTCCTACTCCAGGTTCCAAGTTAAAAAGAAACAGTTCTTCCGCAATTTCATGACAATCGTACTGTTTGGTGCCGTTGGGACATTGATCTCCTTTGTCATAATTTCACTGGGTAAGTTCGGAGTCTCCGACTATCTCCTGTTTATAGTTACTCTATAATTGTTCATGGGACATGGGcgccaaggtttaaagtgctgtGGGACGGGGGCGTGCTGCTGtctgcctggcacggtacggcacttgcacgcttgcgtgccgacacatggtacgcttgcgtgccgatggatacgcatgacctcctactggcacgctttggcacggacttattttagtttttttgatttcaataaactcttataatattattttaaaagatttaatcaattaattatgaatatttattatataaagcttactatactcatcaattaacatacttgtaagtttttttgtatgtaaagtacaactatacctaatgcagaatagaaatttttacaggttagaatttttaaaatgcaaagacctttttttttttcttttgactatATTAtagtatttcttttataaaatactaaaaaataatttttaaaattattttaaaaaattattttttaattaattcttttaaaaaattagtagatctatcaaaaaaattaagcgataaattatatgacaaataaattaaataaatttaaatatcaattaatttaatttaacttgtaattttatcagtatttttaatcttctaacgcaaaaataaaattttatgtttgatgtgcattaaaatttatttattgagttcgattttgttttcCCTAATTTGGCaaaagtttcgcggtgcgacaaattttgataaaataatttgtgaagaaaaaatggatgtctgtggtaGAAGCAGAGGGATTGGatctataaattaaaaatttgccctatattgataaacaaaaaaaattaaattataattttttttacttgccTAACAAATAGATTTtcgatttgtaatattttttgggGGTTGTAAGGTACCCAGAATGCTTCGGgtaccccaaaaaataaaacaataagaaaaaaagcaaaaagcaaataaaaaaaaaaatttgcacagTGTCGTGCCGGCACTGTGCCGCGGCATGCATCGCTGTGCCGCTTTGTCTCATGCGGCACGGCCCCACGTGCCGCGGCATggaggggggtccgagacccctcCTGTACCGTGCCCCTTTCTTGGTGGTACGGTACGTGCCGCACTGTGCCCGGTGCGGCACGACCGGCACTTGAATCCTTGATGGGCGCTCTCAGACATGAGCTCTTCTGCCATGAGAAATACAAGTTTGCTAGCATCACATTTGCAGCAGTCATGCTGCTTTCTAATATTGGTCATTGTACCCTTGTTTTCGCTTTTCATTATCTTTACGCTGCTATGTAGTTATGATAGCTTTGTTTAAACTATTGTCTTAGCCGTTTACTCAATTCTGTAGTTTCAATCAAGAGAACTTATGCATGGCTTATGATATGGACGTAGTTCCTCTTGCATTTTGCAGTCACTTTAATTTGTTGACGGGAGAAATAATTAGGTAGTATGTTATTCAGTTGGGTACATCACTTGGAGATTTGTTTAACCTAACACCTATCGTCTTGTTCGTCTAATTGTTCAGGTGCAATAGGACTGTTCAACAAACTTGACATAGGTGCATTAGAAATTGGAGATTATCTTGGTACAATCTCATGCGCTCTACCTTGAATTTTTGTCACCTTAATGCCCAATATCTTTTGTTCGAAAATTCTTCATCCCTTGCATGTTTCCACCTATGTATATGCAGCGATTGGAGCAATCTTTTCTGCAACTGATTCAGTTTGCACCTTACAGGTACAAAAAACTTGCATTTTGCATTTTGCATTTTATCCCTAGCTCATGAACTAGCAgattatgtattttaaattatatgctTTCAAAACAGGTGCTTAATCAAGAGGAGACACCTTTACTCTATAGTCTGGTCTTTGGTGAAGGTGTTGTTAATGATGCCACGTCAGTCGTGCTATTCAATGCAATTCAGAACTTTGATCTTGTTCATACTGATGCCCTTGTTCTGCTAAAGTTTGTCGGAAATTTCCTTTACCTATTTGCAACCAGCACCTTTCTTGGTGCATTTGTAAGTTTTCTTCATATTAATATTAAcataaacttttattttgaaatgtgTCCATTCatgccttctttttttccccctatcTTGAAATCATAAGTAAATTGTTGATATTTGCTCCCTTTTGCAGGCTGGGTTGCTTAGCGCCTATATTATCaagaaattatattttggcAGGTTTGTgaaagaaaatagtttttttctaTGTTCTTCACAATTTTGATAAAATGGCAGGATAAAAAAGTACAGAAAAGTGTTGACTGccttgaattttctttttcttcgagATGTTGAAATGAAATTCttttagctttttttatttcccCCTCTTTTTGCTGATAGTTTGTGACTTTCGTTTTTTTACCTAGACATTCCACTGATCGAGAAGTTGCCCTTATGATACTCATGGCATATCTTTCTTATATGCTTGCAGAAGTGAGTGGCTTCGTCTTTAGTAACTTTTAGATGCTCTtgtcttttttctattttcatgaTGCTAGATATTGGTCTTGGAAACGACGGGTTTTGTCACTAACAGCATATTTCCTATTGCAGTTGTTAGATCTGAGTGGTATACTCACTGTGTTCTTCTGTGGGATTGTAATGTCACACTACACATGGCATAATGTGACAGAAAGTTCTAGAATAACTACCAAGTACGTAATCTTTTTGTCTTTGTTTTTTGCTTCTGACGTCCTTTTCGCTCTTTCCAACTAATATGCACTGTTAggctagcttttttttttccatttattaACTTTAGTTTCTTGCAGGCATGCTTTTGCTACATTGTCTTTTATTGCCGAAatattcctttttctttatgTCGGCATGGATGCTTTGGACATTGAAAAGTGGAAGTTTGTAAGTAACAggtaatttcttattttatttcaatagTTGAAGTTCAGGGGTTGTAAGTTTGTTAATTTTTCTATCTTTCACAAGTAATAATCATCCATTTTATCTAGTAGGATATTAATTCTCATTTCCTTGACAATTATTGAATGTTCTTACGGAAATCATGTCTTCATAGaggtgttgaatataaatattaaaaatatggttgttttatataatttaatacagCATCAGAAAAGGAGATTCTTGAGTTCGAGTCTCGCCAAGCTCTtagcatttttttaatttcctcccatttaattcaagcccacgtttTAGGCCAATCAAAAAGAGTCTCGAGCTTAGACATGAggggagtgttgaatataaatattaaatcacCGTTCTCTAAAATCTTAAGCTTGTAGAGAACaatggtcattttacataatttaacaaGAGGAATATTTCATATTTGGTATCTTTCGACCACAATAAATTCCAAATTGATTTCTCTTATTAGTAGTATACGTCTAGCTAACTTTTACTTGCAAGGTTAAGCCTTTACTACATGAGTGCCTTCATTGAAGGAGATTgcattaaatcagtaataacTAGTTCAGGgtccgcgcttcgcggcggatcAACATCGGCAACCTAAATCTCAGTTTGattttcgatttaaaatttaaatttaaattttgattttatagttgaattttaaactatcattcagatttaaaattcaaaattgatgaatttcaAATAAACATCTTCCAgacttagattttaaatattatttttaacttttaaatatcaaatagcaaatttaaaattttaggtttcaaatattagattttatattttaaattttaaaattcaaaatttgaatatataatgtaaaatttaaaatttaggaactgaaatttaaagtttaaaaatgtaaaattgtaaaatttagtttagtaattaagataaaatataaaatttttaaattttaagttttaaattttaaatttcaaattgcaatattttaaaaattaaattataaattgaatttaaaaactttaaatattaaattttgaatattttaaaatttatttttactaattaagataaaatataaaatttttaaattttaagttttaacttttaaatttcaaatttcaatattttaaatattaaaatataaattgaattaaaaaattcaaatattaaatttcaaatattaaaatttcaatttcaaattttaaaatttaaattttaaacttcaacagtttatattttaaatttaaatttaatttgaaataaaaaaattttaaattttaaatatttaatttcaaatttaNAAATGGCTCGTTTCTTCTCGGGAAGTTTCACAAatgtagagaagagagagagaggtggcaGTTAAGTGAGAGATAAAACGtgggtttagagagagagagagagagagagagagagagagagagagagagggcgccTGGTCAAGCCGCCCACCGGCGCCGCGCTAGCATCGCGTGCCTGAACCCACCTCGCGCGCCTGTGCGTCAGCCCATGGGGGGACagggagaggggaagagagagagggggggtagggaaagggagagggagaaagggggggagagagagtcgCGCCGCGATCCGCACCCACCCGTGCTGCCACTGTACGCGACCCGCGGTCGGCGCCCGCTCGCGCCTCTCGCGCGCCTGTGCCCGCCCGTGCTGCCGCGTGCGTGCGACCCGCGCTCCTCGCCCTGGCGAAGGGATCAAAGGAGGGGGGCACTGAGAAGCCGACACGTGGCCGCAGTAAAACTTAACTTTTAATATCTATAAACCTATATGAAACCACaatattttttgccacgtggcatgttATCTTTCATTCTCATAgcccaactttaaatcaaaccaccttCTCTTATTCTCAACGCCCAACCCTTCACCTCCCCACTCCTCTAATTACATGTAAATATGTAATTACATGCActatattaatattctatcaatgaGTGAGCTTTAAAACTTTAATCCACTCCTCTTCTTCATTAATCTTCCATCCCCTCTCTTTTGTAACtcttctgaaatttttttgccacGTGACATGTCACCTTCATTCCCATAgcccaactttaaatcaaaccaccttCTCCTTTTCTCAAGGTCTAACCCTTCACCTCCCCATTCCTCTAATTACATGTAAgatgcaacatttaattatatgcaccatattaatattctatcaatgagtgagttctaactataattttattttgtttaacaGTTGAATTTAGCCATGCAAATTGGTTGTGCTTAACATGATATAGCTTACTACATATCaataagctgtaaatataaattttattaaaatttttaaattttgtttttgttatctacccgctgcattGCGCGGGTTTCTACACTAGTAATCTATAGATAGGCTAATAGCTTGCTCTGGTACTAATTACTCCATAAGAGGACATAGTGTAAATGTGCTGCCAAGAATGCCAAAGTTTTACTCTATTATGCTTCATTTACTATTACATATTCAATGATTTCAAAGATACCAATAAATTGGACCAGGATGGTTAATATTCTTGTGATCCATTTTCTCTATGGCACTTCTGTTTATCACCTTCTAAACTCTTCTACTTCTGTACTGATCTTTTGATAATGTTCTAAGACTGCTAATCTTGAAATTGGACTAATTTGAATGCTTGGATAGCTGATGCATTTTCTATCTTTGCAGCCCTGGCAAGTCAATTAGTTTGAGCGCGATACTGTTGGGCCTGGTATTGGTTGGAAGAGCTGCTTTTGTTTTCCCGCTGTCTTTATTATCCAACTTGAGTAAAAAATCTCCAAATGAAAAAATCACATTTAGGCAACAGGTGAGTTACAGGAATATTAACTTCacttttttgatatatttatgcTGATTTTCTATGCGTTAACTTCAATTATATGGTCAACAGGTGATAATATGGTGGGCAGGTCTTATGAGAGGAGCAGTATCCATTGCGCTAGCTTACAATAAGGTAGATACTTTTTGCTTTTACTCTACAAGATGTGAAGCTAgtgtttatctttttttacaGGTGGTCTTTGCTGCAATTCTTATGAAAGGAGTGTTATCCAATAAGGCCATTTGGTTGGGtctatttaatttttggtttgattttgtaTTCAAGATCTGCATAGTTCAATTTTTAGTTTGGGTTCAGTAGAGATGTCCATGGACCGGGTCGGGCCTGAGTAGTTAATATACTATACCTAAACCCTAAAGAGAAATTGgttggaaaataaaaacatacCCATTCAACTTCGGGGctggtttggatttgggtaCTTAAGTTATTAATATGTCCATTAAGTCCATTTGAGCGAGTCTGGGTAGTGATTGCCCATATACTACCCGCTTAGGATTGGGTATGGGCCAGTTCTAGATCGGGGACGAGTACCTTTGTGGGTATCCATGATATAAAATACAAACTTTATTACAAGATAAGTTCAAAacgaaaatatgaaatttgcaATAGTTAAACATGTATTAATTACTCTAAAACACATGCAACCACCGTCCCAAACACATACAATATAATAGTTAAAATTATGTTGATAAGTGTAACATATGTAAGATAATTGCAATAAACACATACAACTAGCCATTTAGCATAGACTATAAGTCCAAAACACATGCACCTTTCGGGTCTGGGTCTGGATATGAAAAGTATTCCGAATCCTATCCACCAAGGGTTGGGTCCTAGTCTTGGTCGGGTCCTAGTCGGGTATGGGGGTAAGTTATTTGGACCCATGCTCAAAATTTCAATGGATAATTTTTCTTACCCACATATTACCTGCTTTTAATCGAGTCAGGTGTGGGTAGGATCCGGGTCGAGTACGGGTTATCGGGTATTTTGGACATCTCCAGGGCTCAGTCCAGAATAAGACAACTGTGTACACTCCACCTTCAGTAACCAAGTTTTTTAAGGGTATGTTTGGAGCATTGCATTAAGAGAGGATTGGACTCGAAATAATCCCGACCATCATTAATCCTATGTTTGGTGTAGTCACCGGATTGGACTAAATTAATCCCCCTCCAACAAATAGTTCCCTTCAGGTGGGACTAATTAATTCCATCTAAAGGGTTGGGATTAGGTGGGATTGGATTAGACTCAAGAGGCCTTTGACCGTACGATTATTTAGATCATACTTCTAATTATGTGATTTCAGTTTGAATTGAATTAAATCCataattaaattgaaatttgaaatttaagtatattttgaattaaatttcaattttaaagttagattttttgaattcaaatttcaatttcaaaatttgattttggactcgaattcaaaatgtaaattctaattttggattcgaatttcaaaatttaatttgatgttgggttcaaattttaaattaaaattttgattttggatttgtatgtcaaattcaatatatatattttgaattctaatttcaaattcaaattcagattttgaattcaattca is a genomic window of Ananas comosus cultivar F153 linkage group 13, ASM154086v1, whole genome shotgun sequence containing:
- the LOC109719440 gene encoding sodium/hydrogen exchanger 2-like, which codes for MGLDLGDLVTKLGKATSDYQSVVSINLFVALLCACIVIGHLLEENRWMNESITALLIGLCSGVVILLTTQGKSSHVLVFSEDLFFIYLLPPIIFNAGFQVKKKQFFRNFMTIVLFGAVGTLISFVIISLGAIGLFNKLDIGALEIGDYLAIGAIFSATDSVCTLQVLNQEETPLLYSLVFGEGVVNDATSVVLFNAIQNFDLVHTDALVLLKFVGNFLYLFATSTFLGAFAGLLSAYIIKKLYFGRHSTDREVALMILMAYLSYMLAELLDLSGILTVFFCGIVMSHYTWHNVTESSRITTKHAFATLSFIAEIFLFLYVGMDALDIEKWKFVSNSPGKSISLSAILLGLVLVGRAAFVFPLSLLSNLSKKSPNEKITFRQQVIIWWAGLMRGAVSIALAYNKFTRSGHTQQPSNAIMITSTITVVLFSTMVFGLLTKPLIRFLLPRRHLTRDLSMNSDPPSPKSFLASLLENEQGSGEGTGQNITRPTSLRMLLTAPARSVHHYWRKFDDAIMRPVFGGRGFVPVVPGSPTEATSNAWH